In Solanum lycopersicum chromosome 3, SLM_r2.1, the genomic stretch TGTGCTCATTTCTTTATCTTATATCTTGACATGAGGGGACAGAGTATATCTTACAGGAATTTCGAAGAATGTATTGCAGGAGATACGAAGAGTTTTTTCTCGTTTGACAGCTGAATATGCGTGAATAGTGGTTGCCCAGAACAAAACTGTGGATCCACAACataaaacaaaaggaaatacaTTATCTCTACTAGTGACTTTAAAAAAATGGTAACAGTGGACCTGTGACTTCTGTTTTAACAGCAACAAGAATAAAATCACAAGATTCATAGTATTAATCAGTTAATGTAGTACTCTTTCTTGCAGTTGACTGGACAGCCATTCAGGTATGATATTGGAAAATGCCAACAACTCTTCCGCCACAGAAGAAACGAAGTATATAGGAACCTACAGAACACAAACATCCAGTTTAAAtacatgaaaaacatatttcatcTGACGCAAAGTTAGGTATCCAGAACCAACTGTACTAAAATTAGATACAAAAACGAAGCAAAACTTAAGAATTGGAGGACTCTTGTCCATGTGCATTGATCAAAGACGGATTCAAAACTAACTTTTTGCACAGCGGATGGCAATTGTCCACAAGTGCATATGATATCTGGGAGACAAAGTCTCTCGATGCTCATTCCTTCACACTATCAGGATTACAATTAACATTAACTCAGAATTTATATCTCCACTAGCAAGTCCAACAAGCTGCACTGGTAGATATGGGACAAATGCTATGGATCTCCCCTCCCTGAAAGTAAACTCATTTTTCATACCGATTAAGAAAAGATAGTCTCATGTTTCAGAAATTCCTGGAGATCGTTGAACTCAAATTCCAATAAATTAttaagatgaaaagaaaaaaaattgttgaagtaTTTGGCTAACAACATAAATACTTATATAGGATATTTTAGTTACATGAAAAAAAGGCAAGTTTCCCAATTCTTCAGATTCTTGATAGGAAATAGTAATAGTTAAGATAGTGTACACTTGACTGACATAAttgttacaaatattttacacTCCCTCAGTCCCATTTATCGTTGCACCCTTTAACTTGGGATGGtgtttaagaagaaaaaaaagacttttgaaatttgtggtCTAAAACAAACTTTACATAATTGTAAGCAAAAAATAGGAAGCATCAATCAGGAAAGATATTCCTAAAAAATACCCTGCTATTTTATTATAAACACAGTTGCTTCCTTTCAAGCAGTAAGTTGCACTTCTGAATTCTAGATATAATTCTTTTCGAACTAGTAAAAATGGCAGCAAACAATCTATATTTCCTTTTCTTCCCAAATCAGAATAATATATCTAATCCTTATCATGTATAACTTGAATACTATTCCACTTTAAGCTTCTCAAGGTGAAAATTCTCAGCACTATCTGCATTTTCCACCCCGATACTGCAAGAAAAGGGGTCTAACTTCTAAGGAACACAATATTGGTACTTTTTTGGCTAAAAATACCGATCTTCTAGCGTAATCCATGTGACAATCACCTAATCACTTGTTGAAGAATTGAAATAACTGCACGAACATGCAATCTTACAACATACCTTTAAATTTGAAGATTCTAGTGAAAGTGATATGTTCTCCAACAGCTGCAACATGACTCCGGGCCGTCCAATGGGAATAAGGACTGATCCTCCATCACTAATAGTGTCCAACACACATGAACATATAAAAGATACTTTTTCCATCTCTTCAGAGTACTCATCTGAATCCAGCCACGATTCAGGTATTGTTTCCCAACAACTACCAATATTACTGCACGTGTGCCAAGTTTCGAAGATCATTACTTCCCTTCCAGAAAATATGTAATGATATGGAGGAAGATGAATAAAGATGAACCAATCGATGGATGGAGAACAGGAGAAGATAATCTTTGaaaggaagaagagaaaaaaccTAGCCTATAAATCTTATCTCACATATGCATGCCGGACAGCTTCAATAGTATATATAATATTCCATATAATACAAAAGGAATGTACCTTGAATAGGAACTGCCAGTAGCAGGAGGGAAATCGTTCTTTTCACCATCAACATCATTGCAGGCTGCGAAGTCTGAATATAATAGAACATCACTGTCTTCAAGAGCTTTGTAATCGAAACTGGTTGCAGTTGCTGATGCAAAAACAGAGCCAGAAAGATAAATAATGTTTCCTTTTGGACTTAGAATATTCCAATTACAAGCACCTATCTCTAAACCAGAACTCAGTGCTTTTATGGTCAATGAGCCATTATAGCAGGCTTCTTCAGCATACTTGAGGAATTGAACCTTCTCCATGCAACCCTTCATATCAGCTGCACTGAAATTTTTCTTATCACTTGCGAATCAACAAGCAATAAACCATAACAAACACATAGAGCTTAAGAGTCTctgtttactttttcatttttgacaaCTGGCTATGAGCACCGAGTCCTTTTCTTTCAGACTGGGATGAACATTCAGATTCGTAACAGAACTTGTAAAACTGTCCATTTCCAAATCAGTAAGTTTTTAACTGAAAATATGCATCTACATGTAATTATATATGGTACTGAAACAGAACCGACTGCTACATACTTTCCACTCTTATCCCAAGCTGAAAATCAATACTATTTTCATGTCGCAGTGTAATGCCCACTCTATTGAGCAGACAACTCATTTGCAAAAGCATATCCTCAAGTTCATAGAAATAATTGAAGACTATGACTTTaaacaaatatatcaaatttaggATGAAAAAGGTGTGCGCTTGTATTGGTGGAAAAAATTATGAGATCCCTGAATCATGTGTTCCTCATTTTTTTAGGTACGTTTACTTCTCTGTGTTTGTATGACCTAAAACATTTACATCCAAGTCCatcctacaaaaaaaaaacacagcTAGTATTTTAAAACATAGGTGCAAGTAGCAAACTAGTTCTGGTAAGTTGGAACACACTAGTTGATAAATCACAAGAAATGTGACAAAATAGATCTTTcaattaaatgaaataagaaGTGTTACCTGTATATGGACATCCATCCACCGAGCTCTGTCCTGTCACTGCCTAAAACAATATCCTTTAGTGCCCTAGGAAGTAGTTCAAGTTTTTCCCATGTCATCCATTGAGGGCAACCAGACTCTTCAGGTCCATAGAATTGTCTCAACTCCATATGCATGGAAATCAGGTCCTCCATCATCAGTTTTCCTAGTCTGGAAGCTGCTTCCGTTGCATATATCTGATGAGATAACcacattaaaagaaaaacatttaccGGCATAAGGTTCATTGTATTTATAAATGCAAGAAAATATCCTTTCTATCACCTTTGCTCTGAAGTCTTTGAGGCGGGTAAGAAAAGGTAACCCTAGCATACCCATCGGACTTGAGATTAGTACCACATCTATGGAATAAATACTCCAAAGCTGCAAACTTTTCACAGTTTTATACCAAGGCTCAGCCTGAATCAATTTTTTGGAATCAAGAAGCTCCGAAACTTCCTGTCTTACAGACTCTGAATTTGATGAACTTTGGCCGCTATGAATAGAAGCTTTCTCATCAAGCAGGGAAGAAATAACAATTGGTAGGGGAGAAAATACAGCTAGGGCTGAAAGGTCCAAAGGGCAGTCAAGTAACACCCGGAAACCACATATATTAACTATGTGGCATGGTGGGAAATAGTAGCCCCTGCCCTCACTTAAACATGTCTGCAAATGTTGGATTCCATGAACATGATGTCAGTGTGTACTACAATTATACGCAGGCAAGGCAAATATGCAGAGAAGGGAAGATACTTACAAGCTTCATGGAATTGAAGATTGCTAAAGTTTCTCAGCAAACAGGATATCTTAATGTTCCGAAGGATATCAgcctataaaagaaaaaaataataggaaaaaataaacAGGATATTTTATGGATCTTTTGTTTTAATACTAGGAGGATTAGATCTTTCAAACCTCTTTGTACTTCCTGTTAAGGAAACAAATTTATCGGGTGCACAGTTGATTGAGGAAATTAAGTCCATACCTACTACCAGTAAGGAAGTCCATATCAAAAAGGAGCAGGCATTGGAAGAAGTACTGATTTGGCGGTCTCCTTGCACCCAACAGAATACCAAGGAGAATTGCAGATATAAACAACCACTTGAAccaaaaatctaaataaaagaaTCACTTCCTTCACGTCACTGATTTCATTCTACAATTATCCTGTTTTTTCCTATCCCATTGTTGTTGCTGATGTAATGCCCGTGAGTCCATGATGTCactctctttttcatttttcttctcttttttataAAGCCCGCATTTGcacttgaatttttgaaatccAGAATTGACCCTTCGAAATATACAGATCAATCCTCCAATAGTATAAAATGGTATAGCATATAGATGGTCTACtagttttcttctcttttgctATGAATACTAAGCTATGAGACCTCTACTATGTTTTTCATTGCCTTTTTTCCTTGGTCGTGTGCTCTATTTGTGTCCATCAGCAGAAAATCTTAAGGATAGTGAACTTTGGGATTCCTTGAATCCAACAGAAAATTTGGCCCATCAATATGAATAGAAATGTGTAGAGCTTAAGAATTGGAAACTCTCCCCACcctttgaaaaaatatacagagattattatttaaattttggtgGAATTACATTACACTCATGTTTGGTTTATTCAAGTCAAAAGAATATCAGCAAATAGAGAACCCTTCTT encodes the following:
- the LOC101250484 gene encoding uncharacterized protein isoform X1; its protein translation is MKLTCLSEGRGYYFPPCHIVNICGFRVLLDCPLDLSALAVFSPLPIVISSLLDEKASIHSGQSSSNSESVRQEVSELLDSKKLIQAEPWYKTVKSLQLWSIYSIDVVLISSPMGMLGLPFLTRLKDFRAKIYATEAASRLGKLMMEDLISMHMELRQFYGPEESGCPQWMTWEKLELLPRALKDIVLGSDRTELGGWMSIYSAADMKGCMEKVQFLKYAEEACYNGSLTIKALSSGLEIGACNWNILSPKGNIIYLSGSVFASATATSFDYKALEDSDVLLYSDFAACNDVDGEKNDFPPATGSSYSSNIGSCWETIPESWLDSDEYSEEMEKVSFICSCVLDTISDGGSVLIPIGRPGVMLQLLENISLSLESSNLKVPIYFVSSVAEELLAFSNIIPEWLSSQLQERFCSGQPLFTHIQLSNEKKLFVSPAIHSSKFLTSWQEPCIVFCPHWSLRLGPVFHLLQRWCADPNSLLIIEERADIKLALLPFEPMSMKVLQCSFISGIKLKKAIPLLKILQPKHVLVPESLRPHISCWNPKFSVQSFSENETVVVPKLKAFADMDIAMDVASELLIDTKMIEGKNIARLKGELLIEQGKYRCVVRNKQVLSSQVRPLLFVGRVDLDSLLMALKKMGMKVAAQSSGGSEHVSLIFISEPSEALIEVTSTQTTISVGDETTASLISEAVRSTSVCF
- the LOC101250484 gene encoding uncharacterized protein isoform X2, coding for MMEDLISMHMELRQFYGPEESGCPQWMTWEKLELLPRALKDIVLGSDRTELGGWMSIYSAADMKGCMEKVQFLKYAEEACYNGSLTIKALSSGLEIGACNWNILSPKGNIIYLSGSVFASATATSFDYKALEDSDVLLYSDFAACNDVDGEKNDFPPATGSSYSSNIGSCWETIPESWLDSDEYSEEMEKVSFICSCVLDTISDGGSVLIPIGRPGVMLQLLENISLSLESSNLKVPIYFVSSVAEELLAFSNIIPEWLSSQLQERFCSGQPLFTHIQLSNEKKLFVSPAIHSSKFLTSWQEPCIVFCPHWSLRLGPVFHLLQRWCADPNSLLIIEERADIKLALLPFEPMSMKVLQCSFISGIKLKKAIPLLKILQPKHVLVPESLRPHISCWNPKFSVQSFSENETVVVPKLKAFADMDIAMDVASELLIDTKMIEGKNIARLKGELLIEQGKYRCVVRNKQVLSSQVRPLLFVGRVDLDSLLMALKKMGMKVAAQSSGGSEHVSLIFISEPSEALIEVTSTQTTISVGDETTASLISEAVRSTSVCF
- the LOC101250484 gene encoding uncharacterized protein isoform X3 — encoded protein: MDVHIQFYKFCYESECSSQSERKGLGAHSQLSKMKNAADMKGCMEKVQFLKYAEEACYNGSLTIKALSSGLEIGACNWNILSPKGNIIYLSGSVFASATATSFDYKALEDSDVLLYSDFAACNDVDGEKNDFPPATGSSYSSNIGSCWETIPESWLDSDEYSEEMEKVSFICSCVLDTISDGGSVLIPIGRPGVMLQLLENISLSLESSNLKVPIYFVSSVAEELLAFSNIIPEWLSSQLQERFCSGQPLFTHIQLSNEKKLFVSPAIHSSKFLTSWQEPCIVFCPHWSLRLGPVFHLLQRWCADPNSLLIIEERADIKLALLPFEPMSMKVLQCSFISGIKLKKAIPLLKILQPKHVLVPESLRPHISCWNPKFSVQSFSENETVVVPKLKAFADMDIAMDVASELLIDTKMIEGKNIARLKGELLIEQGKYRCVVRNKQVLSSQVRPLLFVGRVDLDSLLMALKKMGMKVAAQSSGGSEHVSLIFISEPSEALIEVTSTQTTISVGDETTASLISEAVRSTSVCF